In Hyla sarda isolate aHylSar1 chromosome 9, aHylSar1.hap1, whole genome shotgun sequence, the following proteins share a genomic window:
- the SFT2D3 gene encoding vesicle transport protein SFT2C, whose product MADLGRQLQEYVAQNKAGSGGSSVASSPAEGQGSEPGWRDWFSPPSSGGLSWSWGPMDSDPFLPGMSRTQRLMAAGVCAAMAVLCFGLAGLYVPLLLLRARKFAMLWSMGSVLGLCSAALLRGPSRLLREPDPWAFFYLAALGGTLYAALGFRSTPLTLLGAAAQIITGAAYLMGMIPGGAAGRRYISGLCGSLMRRGVSKALPV is encoded by the coding sequence ATGGCGGATCTGGGCCGGCAATTACAGGAGTACGTAGCGCAGAATAAAGCCGGGAGCGGCGGCAGCTCTGTGGCCTCCTCCCCGGCGGAGGGCCAGGGCTCGGAGCCGGGATGGCGCGACTGGTTCTCCCCTCCCAGCAGCGGCGGCCTGTCGTGGTCATGGGGCCCTATGGATTCGGACCCTTTCCTGCCGGGGATGTCCAGGACGCAGAGGCTGATGGCGGCCGGGGTGTGTGCGGCCATGGCGGTCCTGTGTTTTGGTCTGGCCGGGCTCTATGTCCCGCTGCTGTTGCTCCGGGCTCGGAAGTTCGCCATGCTGTGGTCTATGGGGTCGGTTCTGGGGCTCTGCTCCGCCGCCCTCCTCCGGGGCCCTAGCCGCCTGCTCCGGGAGCCCGACCCCTGGGCCTTCTTCTATTTGGCCGCCCTCGGGGGGACGCTGTACGCCGCACTGGGGTTCCGGAGCACCCCGCTCACCCTGCTGGGGGCGGCCGCGCAGATCATCACCGGAGCAGCCTACCTGATGGGGATGATACCGGGCGGCGCCGCTGGGAGGCGCTATATAAGCGGACTGTGCGGGAGCCTGATGCGGAGAGGGGTCTCCAAAGCCCTGCCCGTGTGA